The DNA window TATTTAGTGGTATCATGATGAAAAGAAGATTAATGATGGTGGAAAGAATTATGTATGTAGATTCTAAAACCCCTGTAAACTGTATATTCACTGCCAAAGTCTCTGGACAGCTTTTGGAGGAGAATTTCAGAATTGCTTTAGATAAAATCCAACAAAAACATACCTTGTTACGGGTCTCGATTGATGAGGAAACCGAACAATATCCTTTTTTTATAGAAGAAAAAGAGATCAGTCCTATTCCGCTTCGTATTGTTCAGCGACAAACGGAGAATGACTGGCTGTATGAATCGGAAACGGAATGGTTCCGGCTTTTTGATGAGGATAAAAAACCGCTTGCCCGTCTGGTATGGGTAAAAGGAAAAGAATTTTCTGAAATCCTTTGGGTGATGCCGCATTGTATTTCTGACGGAACTACAGGTGTTACTCTGATGCGGGAACTCCTTCAGCTGTTGGATAATCCCGCTGCTGAGCTCCTTCCCTATGAGCCATTTGAATCGGTCAATGATTTTCTGCCTTCGGATTTTAATGCCACCACAAAGAAATTCAAGGCCCGTCTTTACCTGATGTTTGCCCGATTTTTCTTTATGCTGCAATCGAAAAGCAAGAAAAGAAATCTTGGAAAAAACTATGCCCTTCATCGCAAGCTGGATCCTAAAACGACAGCACAGATCACCGAAAAATGTAAAGCCAACGGAATTTCCGTACACGCCTTGCTATGTGCTTCTTTTATGCAAGCTTTCCGTGAGGTACAGGGTGAAAAGGCCAAAGGAAAAGTGATCAGCCCGGTAGATGTGCGCCATTTTATCCCTGAGATCAAACAGGATCATTTGTTTGCCTTTGCCCCTACCGTGGAACTGTCCATTAAAAAAGGGAATCACAGTGTGCTGGACAACGCGAAAGAAATTAAGAAAGAACTTTTTGAAAAGATCAATAAAATGGAAGCCCGTGAGCTTCTGTGGATGGGTGAACAGATGCACCCGATTGTTGAACGCATGATTTCTCTGTTGAAATCAAGTAACGGCGGACATGATGTGACGCTATCCAATATGGGTAAAATTGATATTCCGAGCGACTATCAGCATTTTAAACTTGAAACGATTATCAGCCCCACGGTTGCTTTCCCATGGCTGAACTCCAATACTCTGGTTGCCAGCACCTACAACCGACAAATGGATTTCACCTTTATGTCCAATGAACACTTCCTTCCCAAAGAGGAAGCTATGAAAATAAAAGATAAAGCCCTTGAGCTCCTGACAACCTCTGTATGAAATTGAAATTTAAGCCGAAGCCGCCCAAAAAACTCAAGAAAACTACCCTGAAACGCTTTTTATTAAAGCGGATGATCTACTATGTCCTCCCGAACGTCTTCTTCAACTTTATTATTGCGTACGCTAGCTTCAAAGAATTGGGCTATACCCATTTTTTCTCGGGAGAACAAAATCTCGCCCGTCTTACTTTACCCATGGCCATCTTCCTCCCCGTCGTCCTTACCATTGACATTATCAAAAGAGTCACAGACGCCGCCGGACAAGGTGCCATTGAATTCACCGTAGATGAGCAACTGAATATTAAAAAGCTAATGACCAAGCTGAGTATTTTACACGGTTTGGTTACGGGTTCGCTGGTGCTGTCCTTGTTGTTTCTGGGACAGTTTAATCTGTCAAAGGATTATAAGCTGGATGGTGCAGCGATGGCTGTTGTTGTGGGGGTACTGGCTGGAGTGCTGTCTGTGGTGTTTGTTTATTTGCCGGTTTGGAGGTTGAGGAGGTGGATGTGTAGGAGGATTGAAAATATGATCATAGATACAAATAGATAGTTACAGTAAAAAGGTATTAGTAGTTTAATATCTAAAAAAACTATAATATAAACAACACCAAAATTCACTTTAAAATGTAAAAAATATTATATTCTAAAATATAAAACTTATTGTTTTATAAAAAAACATTAAATACCTTTATAAAAAACAATAAGCATGACATTTTCAGAACACTATGGTATTACGCCAACGTCAAAAGACGATTGGTTTGATCCAATTTTACAAACAGATACATTACTTTTTATTGACCCACTACTATTATCTAATAATGGAATTAAGCCATTTTTAAGGTCATATGAAGAAATTATGGAGTTCTTTAAAAATGCTTTTGAAATCGCAGCAAAAAGTGAAAGAAAAAATTCCGATCTCTTTTTCAAAAAGTTAAATAATATGCTTTTATTTCCAGAAGTCGAGGAGCTTTGTTTAGGATACTCAACTTCCACTAAAGGCGCCGGATCAGGAAGAGGATTTAGCCAAGATATCCTCAATGGTATATATAATTCTATTGAAGCAGGATTAAATAATATTGACAGATTCGAAAATATAGGCCTATTTAGTACAGGAATAGGAAGAGATAGAATTAGTGATATTACAGCAAATATTATTAAATCGGATCTCATAAATTATACCCAAACAATAATAAAAAGGTATTCAGATAAAATAACTACTAAAAAATTTCCAGTAAGAAATACTAAATTCAATATGAAAACATTGGTATGGGAAAAAGAAATTGTAGAATTGCCAATCAACCCGTATAATAATAAAGGACTATTATTATGTCCAAAAAAAATATTGAATATTGATAGTTATATGTCTAAAGAATCTTTTTTAGACTATGTTTGGGATAATCAAAATAGTGATGTTAGAGACGAATTTAGTTTTGCCATAAAGAGTGAAATTGATAAGAAAAGTATTATAAGTATTGCAAAAAAGCATACGGATTGGATATCATTATATAATAAATTTATGATTTCAAGGGATTTTAGCTCTTATGATATTGAAAAAGATATACTTGGAATATATCAACCTTCTAAAGCTTCCTTCAATTATGGAGAAGAAAACCCTATCAGTTTTAATGAACCTCATAATCAAAAGACCTTTGATTATGTTGTATCTGATATTATTAATTACTTCACAAATTATATAGAAAATAACAGTGGCTATAAATTGCTTTGGAATGATGATAAGACAGCAAAAAAAGAAGAAGCAGCTCAGTTAATATTTGTTGCTTTAACCAAGAGTTTGTGTAAGGCAAATAATATTGATTTAAATAGAGAAAATAATCTTGGAAGTGGACCAGTAGATTTTAAGTTTTCACAAGGATATAAAAATAAAGTTTTAATTGAAGTAAAGCTTGCTAAAAACAATAGATTTTGGGATGGTGTTAGATTACAATTACCTAAATATATGCAGGCAGAAGAAATAGATAAGGGATACTTTCTAGTAATATGTTATTCTGAAAAAGAGATTGAGAAGGTGAAAGAATTACAAAAAATAAGCAAGCAAGTTTCAAAAGAACAAAGAAAAGAAATAATTCCAATAATTGTAGATGCAACTCCTGATAAAAAAAGTGCATCTAAACTTAAAGAATAATTAACTTTGCTATTATTGTAATCCAAACATTTATTATGTCAGAAATAAAGTCATTGATTGAAAAAATACGAAAATTCAATCACGATCGAGATTGGGAGCAGTTTCATAATCCCAAAGATCTAGCTATTGCTTTAAATATTGAAACATCGGAACTGTTGGAACTTTTTCTTTGGAAAAGAGGAGAAAAGATAGATATAGAAAAGATAAAGGAAGAACTAGCTGACATATTTACCTTTGCGTTAAATATTGCTGATAAATTTGATTTAGATGTTACTAAAATCATAGAAGATAAAATGGCAAAAAATGAAAAAAAATATCCTGTAGAAAAGGCAAAAGGCAAATCAAATAAGTACGATGAATTGTAGTATCAAAAATGAAGAAATTTACAATTACAGAGGAGTACAGTTTTGATTCCCTCATAGAAACTAAAATAACCAGCAATCACAAAGACTATTTATCCTGGCCTATTGTGTATTTTTTAAAAAACAAAAAGACTAAATCGGCATATGTAGGAGAAACCACTGATGTATTGACCCGTATTAGCACACATTTGAAGTCGGAAGAGAAGAAACAACTCTCATCAGTAAATCTCATTTTAAGTGATCTCTTTCACAAATCAGCAACATTAGATTTGGAATCTAATCTGATCAAATATATTTCAGCTGACGGTCAGTACGCCCTACAAAATGGTAATCTTGGAATTTCCAATCATCAATATCACGAAAAGAAAGTATACTGGGATTTATTCAAAGATATTTGGGATGAACTCAGACAATTAGGTATTACTCGTCATTCGTTAGATTATATCAATAATTCAGATCTTTTTAAATATTCTCCTTATAAATCGCTTTCTAAAGAACAGATTAAAGGATTAAAAACTATTTTAAACTGTTTACTGGATGAGAATGCGAAAGTAAGTCTTATCCATGGAGGAGCAGGAACTGGTAAATCTATTTTAGCAATTTTTTTATTTAAGCTCTTAAAAACAAACTTAGAGGATTTTAATTATGCTGATTTTGATGAAGATGATGAAGAGCTTTTTCTTTTATTAAAAAGGGTTAAGGATAAATTTAAAGACTTAAATATGGCACTGGTGATTCCTATGGCATCATTTAGAAAAACCATCTCTAATGTATTTAAAAATATAAATGGTTTATCTGGAAAAATGGTAATAGGACCATCAGATTTAGCAAAGAATAACTATGATCTTATTATAGTTGATGAGGGACATCGCTTAAGAAGAAGAGTTAACCTTGGTTCTTACTTTGGAACATTTGACACGAATTGTGAGAAGCTAGGATTAGATAAATTTACAGCTTCTGAGTTGGATTGGGTTATTTTACAAAGTAGTAAATCGATTATTTTTTATGATCAATACCAATCCATAAAACCTTCGGATACACTTAAAGATAGTTTTAAAAAATTAGAACTAGAACCTCATACACGCGTTGAAAAATTAAAGACTCAACTTCGGGTACGTGGAGGAAATAACTATATAAAGTTGATTCATAAAATTTTTGACGAATCTTTGATATTGCCATCAGAAACCTATAAAACAGATGACTACGAATTCTATCTTTTTGATGATTTGTCTCAAATGGTTGACCGAATAAAAAAGAAAGATAAACTGCATGGTTTATCAAGAATGGTAGCAGGATATGCATGGGAATGGATATCAAATAAAAACTCAGAAGCTTATGATATCATTATTGGTGAAAATCAATTTAAATGGAACAGTGTCTCTGTAGATTGGGTTAATTCTACAAATTCAATTGATGAGGTAGGATGCATTCATACAACACAAGGTTATGACCTTAATTACACTGGAGTTATTATAGGACCAGAATTGGATTATGACTTTACTTCAAGAAAATTTATTGTTGACAAGAAAAAATACAAGGATAAAAATGGTAAAAATTCTATTCAGAATGAAGAGGAATTACTTGATTTCATTATCAATATTTACAAAACAATACTATTGAGGGGAATTCAAGGAACCTACATTTATGCATGTAATGAAAACATGCGACTTTTCCTTAGCCAATTTATTCAATCTTCTAATTCGTTTACAAAGCAAAATTCATTACAAATTTCAAATACACCTTCTGAAAATTCAATACCGTTCTATGATCTTACTATTGCTGCTGGATCATTTTCCGAACTGCAGGAATTAGAAAATACAAAATACATAGAATTAGATGATATAAATAGTAAAGATGATTATTTTGCGTGTACTGTAACAGGCGAATCCATGAATAAAATCATACCCAATGGCAGTATCTGCTTATTTAAAAAGTATACTGGAGGTTCACGTAATGGTTTAATCACACTAGTTGAAGGAAGAAATGTTACTGATATTGAATTTGGCAGTAGCTATACGATTAAAGAATATTCCAGTAAAAAAGTAACAGATGAAGAAGGTTGGCATCATGAAGAAATAACATTGTTACCAAAATCAAATGATTCGAGTTTCAAACCTATTGTTCTTAGAGATGAAGAAACGATTGACTTTAATGTTTTAGGTATTTTTGTGAGAGTACTAAAATAATAGTTCTTCTTACTTTTAAAATAAATTATAAAACCTTCTAAGAAATTTAGAAGGTTTTTATTGTGGGAAAATATTAGATCTATTTCTTAAAATCTACTAATTCATTATTAGATTATGGAATCCCGTAAGGTATAACACATAGTCTGAAATATATTTGAAATAAAATAATATTATGAAAATAATTTCTTTTGGAGTAAATAATTTTAGAGGTATTTCTGGTGGAATAGAAAAAAACACAATCGAATTTAATAATTCAAATACAATTTTCCTTCTGGGACAAAATAATGTTGGAAAATCAAGCTTTTTAAAAGCTTATGATTTTTTTTACAGAAATTCCAGTCCTACATTAGAAGATATACATAGAATGGATACGAATAATGTAATTGAATTTGAAATGGTTTTTCAGCTAGATGAATATGATTTTCAAAAAGATTCAATCAAGAACAAAAAAGAAGGACTAAAGAAGTGGTTAAATGAAAAAAATTATCTAAAGATCAAAAGAATTATCAAGGTTAAAAATGTTTCAAAAATAGCTTTTGAAACAGAAAACCAAACCTGGAATTACTATAGTTCACAATGGGAGGTTAAAAACTATGGTGGTATTGGTCTGGACAGCGTCTTCCAAGCCGCGTTACCAAAACCTATCTTTATAAAAGCTATGCCAACTGAAGCAGAAGGCGAAACAATCATTAACGAAATTCTAAAACAGAAAGCATCTGCTAAGTTGGAAGATAAAGATCGACAGGAGCTTAAAGATGCGCAATCAAAAATTCAAGAGTTACAGGATAAACTTTATAATCCATCCTCCATTAAAGCTTATAAAAAAGAAGTTAATAAGTATTTTCAATTACTTTTTCCCAACTCTAAAATTGAATTAAGTGAAAAAGATAAAACTAAATGGACAGAAAATTCTATCGGAAAAAGTTTTGCAATTCATTTTGAGCATAATAATTCTGGAGGAGAGAAAGATGAAACTATTCCTACAAGTTATGATCGAATAGGACATGGAGCTGTACGATCAGCAATTTTTTCACTCTTGTTAATGAAAGATGTAGCTGAAGAATTCGAAAGAACTGATAATAGAAAAGATTATATTGTATTGTTTGAAGAACCAGAATTATTTTTGCATCCAAAATTAATGAAACAACTTCGCACACTGATCTATAAAGTCAGTGAAGCAGACTCACCTTATCAAGTCCTTTGCGCATCTCACTCTCCTCAAATGATTGATATCACAAAAGAAAAATCTTCATTAGTAAGAATGGTTAAAGATACTGAAGGAACAAAACTATTTCAAATTAACGATGAGTTTTTAAAGGAATCTAAAAACTTAAAAACAAAAGAGCAATTAAAGCAAGAGATGAATGAGGTACTAAGGTTTAACCCTTTTATTTGTGAATCTTTTTATGCAGATGAAGTCATTTTGATCGAAGGGCCTACAGAAGAAATTATTTTAAGGGGATACTTTAACGAAGTCCAGACTGATAAAGACATTTTTGTAGTTAACTGTGGTACAGTTAATAACATTCCTTTCTTCCAAAGAATATTCTCCCAATTCAATATTACATATCATGTGATATGTGATACAGATTCAGCTGAAATATTGGAGATGGACGAAAATAATTTTATACAATTCGAATCTGGAATTCAAATGACTATTTACCAACAAATTAAGGCAGATTATAAAAAAGAAAATTATAAGTGTGGCTTATTTCAGGTAAATATTCCAACTTTTGAACCATTTCACCAGAATGAAGACATTCTTCAAAATTTAAGATATAAAGAATATACAAAGACCAACGGTAAACCATTCAATGCAAATTTATATTGGAAAGAAGTTCTACAACCCAATTTAAATATAAAAGAAATTAATGAGGTTCCTATAATAAAATTTCTAGGAAATATTTTATCTCACTAGTTTTTATATTTTATTTTTATTAAAAAAGGTTCAGCGTGTGCTGAACCTTTTCTATATCTTAAGTTATCCCTTCTCAATCAACCTCTCCAGCCTACCCATCATCTCATCCCTCTCCTTCAACATCCTTTCATAAAGTTCCATCTTTTCTTCATGCAATTTTTTTATTTCATCTATTGGACTAAAATTGAACGTAGAATGCGGATTTCCAACACAAGCATTATCACCAAACGTATTAGAAATAATATTCACCGCCTGCTCCTCATCAAAATTCTGAAACGCTTCCACCGGAATTTTCAATACTTCAGAAATTCTTTTCAGTAAAGGGTCTTCAATAATTTCTTTCTGTTCCAGCAAAGAAACTTTCTTCTGGTTCCAGTCGTCCCCAAGGTCAAGAGCCAATGCTTCCTGCTTGATGCCCAGCATTTCCCTGAATCGTTTTACATTTTTTATAATTGTATTCCCAAGATAGATAACATAAGCATTAATATTTTACGTTTTCCCGTAACCATGAATTAAAGATTTTCATTATTATTGTACTCCATAAGATACAAATACATGAAAACTAATATTATTGATGCTTTAATACCTTAGATAAAGTACCTCTCAATTTAAAAACTTATCATTTTTATCATCAACGACCGGTTCATTATATAGTAATGGATCATATCTATACAGAAAAACTAAAACCAACATGACTTTTACAGAATTAATTGACGAATTAGAGATTTGGGATCACTGGCAGGAAAGATACAACCACTATGTACCCCTGTTTATTGAGGAAGCAGGCACCGGAAAACAATGGGAAGACTGGGATAAGGAAGTTTTTTATGAATTTTTCATGCGCTCGTCCGATCAATGTGTTTCTTCTTTAAAACTGGGCTACTTTACCCATGAAGAAAAAGACCTGATCAAAGAAAACTGGTCAGAATTGTCTGTGCTGTTACAGAATATTACCTTAAGCCAGCAACAACCCTTATTTGAAACCTATTATCAGATTAAAGAACTCATTAGAAAATGCACCAGTAATAATAAGAAAGCCGCAACCAACAGACTTATCGTAGGTTTGCAGCCGCAATTATTGTGTACCATTGTAAATGAAGACCGATTGAGAGGTTTAATTTATCTACTGAACAAGAATGTGGAGGATTTTGAACTGAAACTTACATACGACTGGTTTCAGGACAGCCACAACCTTCTTCAGATTTTTAAACAAAAACTCAATAAAGATGTCTCTGAAATCGTAACCCTTCCATGGCAGGTGTATGATTATTTTCAGGAGCAAAATACCCCATCCTCCATAGAACAAAATGATATGAGTGAAAATAAACTGGACCACCAGATTCAAATTTTAGACTATAAAAAGCAAATCATCCTGCAAGGCCCTCCAGGAACCGGAAAAACTAAAATGGCAAAGGAATTGGCTGTTCAATTATTGAGATTGAATGATACTACAGAATTAGAAGATAATCAGCAATTCAAAATCATCCAGTTTCATCCCAGCTACTCTTACGAAGATTTTGTAAGAGGTATTGTAGCCAAACCAAATCCTGCGGGCCAAGGAGTTCTGTATGTAGCAGAAAACAAAACCTTAGGAGAATTTGCACAAGAAGCAACAGATAATTACAATGATTCTAAAAAAGCTCCGGAAGAAATTTCTAAGGAACATTGGATTCAGGAAAATTATGAAAAATTCAAAGAATTTCTATTAACTACATTAGAAGAGAAAGGAGAAGTCACTATAAAAGATAATACAAAACCAAAAATTATTGCCATAGAAGAAAAGGCAATCAGGGTAAATCGTTATAGTAATGAAAATGACTCCGTTTTAATAAAAGATACAGATATTATAGAAGGCTATAAAGGACTTTATTTCTCTAATCCTACTATTAAGATTAGAGAAAATATTATTTTATCAAAGTCTGCAAGAAGCGGGATGTATTATTTATACCAAAATTTGGTAGAAAATTTCAAAAAATACCTGGATGATAATCATATATCCTTCATACAAAATACAAGTAATGAAAAACAAGAACTAAAACCATATGTATTGGTTATTGACGAAATCAACCGGGCCAATCTTTCTTCCGTTTTAGGAGAACTTATTTATGCTTTAGAATACAGAGGTAAAGCCGTGGAAAGTGTATATGAAGTTGACGGCAAAAGAGACCTGATTCTCCCTCCTAACCTATACATCATTGGCACTATGAATACCGCAGATCGCAGTGTTGGACATATTGATTATGCGATACGCCGCCGTTTTGCTTTTATTGATGTTTTACCTGAACCTCTGGAAGATGACGAGCATATTCATTTTAATACGGAAGGGTTCAAAAAAGTATCAGGGCTATTCAAAAATGGAAATGTAAGTGGTGAATTTGAAGCGAAGGATGTTCAACTGGGACACAGTTATTTTATTGCTAAACATGAAGATATCAGAGCTGATCATACAAAAGAGGACATTTTCAGAATGAAGATGAATTATGAAGTGGTTCCTATTCTTCTGGAGTATGTGAAAGACGGTGTTCTTATCGGAACTTTCGAGGATAAGGAGGACAACAATAAAAAATATGACATCAAAGACTATATCAATACGCTGAAAACAAATAATTAATGGGAATTTTACTTTCGGAACATAAAAGTTTTCTGATCAGAAGAGGTATTCCTGAAGAATCTGTTGCAGACCTTCAGGGTGAGCTTCATCTTGATGATGAGTCTTTTCAGTTATTTGATACCTTAGAAAGTAAACCATTCAATCATCGGTCTTTTTCTTTTTCGGTGGTAAAAGGAGAAAACCACTGTGAGATTAAGGCCGATTATTTTGTAGGCATCGACTGGCTGGGAAAGACCGGCCGGACGATCTATGTTGAGCCAAAGATGAATGTGGGATTATCAGAATATTTCAGAAACTGCCTTAATTCAGAAGAAAATTCCACTGAAAGTCCAGAAGAGTTTACTAGTCAAGAGAAAGCAGCAACCAGGGAAGTGAACTACCTTACGATTCTTCTGGATATCATGTCTCTGCCGGAAACATCCCGATATTCCAAGGACGTGGTCCAGGTCGACTGGAAGGCACCCCCCATTACAATTGATCAGAAAGATGACCGTTTAACGCCTTTTCTGATTGTACAGTTTTTACAGCACCTAAAAACAATTGTACGTAAAGGACTGAAAAAATCCTATTATAAAGCTCAGGAAAACCTGAACAGTAAGGTAAAAGGGAAAGTATTAGTCGGGCAGCATATTAAAAAGAATGTATTTAAAAACAGATTAACCTCTACTTTCTGTGAGTTTCAGGTCTTTGGGGAAGATCATTTGGAAAATAGATTTTTAAAGAAAGTCTTAGAATTTGTGGCCAGCTATATCGGAAATAATTCATCATTATTTCCTTCAGAATCAGATGTATCGGCCATTAAAGATATTCTGAATTATTGCAGACCGGCTTTTGAACATATACGCAGTGATGCCGATGAATACCAACTGAAAAACATCAAAAAAAATCCTTTCTTCAATGAGTACGGAGAAGCTATCAGAATCGGACAACTTATTCTGAAGCGCTTTTCTTATAATATCACGAAAACAACCCAGAAAAAAATAGAAACCCCACCTTTCTGGATTGATATGCCGGGATTATTTGAATTGTATTTTTATTATCAGTTAATAAAGGCCAACCCGAAAGACAAGCAGTTTATCCATTATCAGTTTAGTACCTATGGAAATCATCTCGATATTCTGATCAGTAAACCCGGATGTGAAATGGTTATTGATACAAAATATAAGCTGAAATACACGAAAAGCCATATTCATAAGGATATCCGCCAG is part of the Chryseobacterium lactis genome and encodes:
- a CDS encoding condensation domain-containing protein: MMKRRLMMVERIMYVDSKTPVNCIFTAKVSGQLLEENFRIALDKIQQKHTLLRVSIDEETEQYPFFIEEKEISPIPLRIVQRQTENDWLYESETEWFRLFDEDKKPLARLVWVKGKEFSEILWVMPHCISDGTTGVTLMRELLQLLDNPAAELLPYEPFESVNDFLPSDFNATTKKFKARLYLMFARFFFMLQSKSKKRNLGKNYALHRKLDPKTTAQITEKCKANGISVHALLCASFMQAFREVQGEKAKGKVISPVDVRHFIPEIKQDHLFAFAPTVELSIKKGNHSVLDNAKEIKKELFEKINKMEARELLWMGEQMHPIVERMISLLKSSNGGHDVTLSNMGKIDIPSDYQHFKLETIISPTVAFPWLNSNTLVASTYNRQMDFTFMSNEHFLPKEEAMKIKDKALELLTTSV
- a CDS encoding nucleotide pyrophosphohydrolase → MSEIKSLIEKIRKFNHDRDWEQFHNPKDLAIALNIETSELLELFLWKRGEKIDIEKIKEELADIFTFALNIADKFDLDVTKIIEDKMAKNEKKYPVEKAKGKSNKYDEL
- a CDS encoding DNA/RNA helicase domain-containing protein — translated: MKKFTITEEYSFDSLIETKITSNHKDYLSWPIVYFLKNKKTKSAYVGETTDVLTRISTHLKSEEKKQLSSVNLILSDLFHKSATLDLESNLIKYISADGQYALQNGNLGISNHQYHEKKVYWDLFKDIWDELRQLGITRHSLDYINNSDLFKYSPYKSLSKEQIKGLKTILNCLLDENAKVSLIHGGAGTGKSILAIFLFKLLKTNLEDFNYADFDEDDEELFLLLKRVKDKFKDLNMALVIPMASFRKTISNVFKNINGLSGKMVIGPSDLAKNNYDLIIVDEGHRLRRRVNLGSYFGTFDTNCEKLGLDKFTASELDWVILQSSKSIIFYDQYQSIKPSDTLKDSFKKLELEPHTRVEKLKTQLRVRGGNNYIKLIHKIFDESLILPSETYKTDDYEFYLFDDLSQMVDRIKKKDKLHGLSRMVAGYAWEWISNKNSEAYDIIIGENQFKWNSVSVDWVNSTNSIDEVGCIHTTQGYDLNYTGVIIGPELDYDFTSRKFIVDKKKYKDKNGKNSIQNEEELLDFIINIYKTILLRGIQGTYIYACNENMRLFLSQFIQSSNSFTKQNSLQISNTPSENSIPFYDLTIAAGSFSELQELENTKYIELDDINSKDDYFACTVTGESMNKIIPNGSICLFKKYTGGSRNGLITLVEGRNVTDIEFGSSYTIKEYSSKKVTDEEGWHHEEITLLPKSNDSSFKPIVLRDEETIDFNVLGIFVRVLK
- a CDS encoding ATP-dependent nuclease encodes the protein MKIISFGVNNFRGISGGIEKNTIEFNNSNTIFLLGQNNVGKSSFLKAYDFFYRNSSPTLEDIHRMDTNNVIEFEMVFQLDEYDFQKDSIKNKKEGLKKWLNEKNYLKIKRIIKVKNVSKIAFETENQTWNYYSSQWEVKNYGGIGLDSVFQAALPKPIFIKAMPTEAEGETIINEILKQKASAKLEDKDRQELKDAQSKIQELQDKLYNPSSIKAYKKEVNKYFQLLFPNSKIELSEKDKTKWTENSIGKSFAIHFEHNNSGGEKDETIPTSYDRIGHGAVRSAIFSLLLMKDVAEEFERTDNRKDYIVLFEEPELFLHPKLMKQLRTLIYKVSEADSPYQVLCASHSPQMIDITKEKSSLVRMVKDTEGTKLFQINDEFLKESKNLKTKEQLKQEMNEVLRFNPFICESFYADEVILIEGPTEEIILRGYFNEVQTDKDIFVVNCGTVNNIPFFQRIFSQFNITYHVICDTDSAEILEMDENNFIQFESGIQMTIYQQIKADYKKENYKCGLFQVNIPTFEPFHQNEDILQNLRYKEYTKTNGKPFNANLYWKEVLQPNLNIKEINEVPIIKFLGNILSH
- a CDS encoding helix-turn-helix domain-containing protein — its product is MLGIKQEALALDLGDDWNQKKVSLLEQKEIIEDPLLKRISEVLKIPVEAFQNFDEEQAVNIISNTFGDNACVGNPHSTFNFSPIDEIKKLHEEKMELYERMLKERDEMMGRLERLIEKG
- a CDS encoding AAA family ATPase produces the protein MTFTELIDELEIWDHWQERYNHYVPLFIEEAGTGKQWEDWDKEVFYEFFMRSSDQCVSSLKLGYFTHEEKDLIKENWSELSVLLQNITLSQQQPLFETYYQIKELIRKCTSNNKKAATNRLIVGLQPQLLCTIVNEDRLRGLIYLLNKNVEDFELKLTYDWFQDSHNLLQIFKQKLNKDVSEIVTLPWQVYDYFQEQNTPSSIEQNDMSENKLDHQIQILDYKKQIILQGPPGTGKTKMAKELAVQLLRLNDTTELEDNQQFKIIQFHPSYSYEDFVRGIVAKPNPAGQGVLYVAENKTLGEFAQEATDNYNDSKKAPEEISKEHWIQENYEKFKEFLLTTLEEKGEVTIKDNTKPKIIAIEEKAIRVNRYSNENDSVLIKDTDIIEGYKGLYFSNPTIKIRENIILSKSARSGMYYLYQNLVENFKKYLDDNHISFIQNTSNEKQELKPYVLVIDEINRANLSSVLGELIYALEYRGKAVESVYEVDGKRDLILPPNLYIIGTMNTADRSVGHIDYAIRRRFAFIDVLPEPLEDDEHIHFNTEGFKKVSGLFKNGNVSGEFEAKDVQLGHSYFIAKHEDIRADHTKEDIFRMKMNYEVVPILLEYVKDGVLIGTFEDKEDNNKKYDIKDYINTLKTNN
- a CDS encoding 5-methylcytosine restriction system specificity protein McrC, whose protein sequence is MGILLSEHKSFLIRRGIPEESVADLQGELHLDDESFQLFDTLESKPFNHRSFSFSVVKGENHCEIKADYFVGIDWLGKTGRTIYVEPKMNVGLSEYFRNCLNSEENSTESPEEFTSQEKAATREVNYLTILLDIMSLPETSRYSKDVVQVDWKAPPITIDQKDDRLTPFLIVQFLQHLKTIVRKGLKKSYYKAQENLNSKVKGKVLVGQHIKKNVFKNRLTSTFCEFQVFGEDHLENRFLKKVLEFVASYIGNNSSLFPSESDVSAIKDILNYCRPAFEHIRSDADEYQLKNIKKNPFFNEYGEAIRIGQLILKRFSYNITKTTQKKIETPPFWIDMPGLFELYFYYQLIKANPKDKQFIHYQFSTYGNHLDILISKPGCEMVIDTKYKLKYTKSHIHKDIRQVSGYSRLKKVINELKSKNDAWDENQIMDCLIIYPHLDSENVHSSTLLSDFSLENIKRQFEKTENQIAAYHKVFKLGIGLPVIS